In one window of Frigoriglobus tundricola DNA:
- a CDS encoding DUF1553 domain-containing protein, with amino-acid sequence MNRPLLSLLVCGSLGALVITPFPYSDAHAAPPGAAADVKLVPAAPKASTNGIEYNRDVRPILAENCFSCHGPDSAARKAGLRLDLREDAVTMKAIVPGKPTESEMIRRLVTDDASELMPPVKSNKKLKPEQIELLKKWVASGAEYQAHWSFLTPTRPKPPEVKDKGWVRNPIDNFVLAKLEAAGLRPAPEADRRTLARRLALDLTGLPPEPADVEAFVTDTSDVWYEKYVEKLLAMPQWGEHRGRYWLDYARYGDTHGIHIDNFREIWAYRDWVINAFNANQPFDQFTIDQLAGDLLPNPTLDQRIATGFNRCNITTSEGGAINEEYLVLYARDRTETTSQVWMGLTTGCAVCHDHKYDPVSQRDFYSLSAFFNNTTQNAMDGNVQNTPPVIPVPRAEDRTRYFAIGKELTATSDKLTAQKSAAKPEFEKWAKSATVASVLRENPIKGLRFHAPLTDGAGTETRFSVDGQVRAAAFGDAFGWADGPRGGKAFAVKPAGSGAAVAVPEAGDFDGQKQAFTASAWVKLTRGNATGAVVARMDGPAKKHRGWDLWVENGRIGSHVIHEYPENALKVVSDTPLPVNQWVHVAVAHDGSAKATGATLYVNGRPQGAATQNDTLKGPTLTEVPFVIGQRSLGDAKLIGASIEDVRLYDRKLAAAELDQLAHYAAAVAAVTKPAADRKPAETETAFGWWLRTFDKPTRDLEAQVAALRSEEAAIKSRGTIAHVMNEKPGEPTAFVLFRGDYDKRRDPVKADTPKVMPPLPTDVPRNRIGLAKWLVSKDHPLTARVTVNRYWQEVFGTGLVRTSGDFGIAGELPSHPELLDWMAVEFREPTAGLCCADPNPWDVKQFFRLLVTSATYRQAAVTTPEKLDKDRDNRLLSRGPRFRMDAEMIRDQALAASGLLVRKLGGPSVRPYQPDGVWEAVAMPGSNTRDYRRDAGENLYRRSMYTFWKRSAPPASMEVLNAPSRETCTVRRDRTNTPLAALLTLNDVQFVEAARVLAEKALASATDDTKRLDFIAKRLLSRPFREAEAVIVRDGLKSLRANYAAKPDEAKKLVAFGESKPDPKLDASELAAWTMLANQLMNLDEVLNK; translated from the coding sequence ATGAACCGGCCCCTCCTCTCTCTGCTCGTGTGTGGCAGCCTCGGTGCCCTTGTCATCACCCCCTTCCCGTACTCGGACGCCCACGCCGCGCCGCCCGGGGCTGCCGCAGATGTCAAGCTGGTACCGGCGGCTCCCAAGGCGAGTACGAACGGCATTGAGTACAACCGCGACGTTCGCCCGATCCTCGCGGAAAACTGCTTCTCCTGTCACGGCCCGGACAGCGCCGCCCGCAAGGCCGGGCTCCGCCTGGACCTGCGTGAAGACGCCGTGACCATGAAGGCGATCGTCCCCGGCAAGCCGACCGAAAGTGAGATGATCCGGCGCCTGGTAACTGACGACGCATCCGAACTCATGCCGCCGGTCAAGTCGAACAAGAAGCTCAAGCCGGAACAGATCGAACTGCTCAAGAAGTGGGTCGCGTCCGGTGCCGAGTACCAGGCGCACTGGTCGTTCCTCACACCCACGCGGCCCAAACCGCCGGAGGTGAAGGACAAGGGCTGGGTCCGGAACCCGATCGACAACTTCGTTCTGGCCAAGCTCGAAGCGGCGGGACTGAGGCCCGCGCCGGAAGCCGACCGCCGCACGCTCGCCCGCCGGCTGGCTCTGGATCTCACCGGCCTGCCACCGGAACCGGCCGACGTGGAGGCGTTCGTCACCGACACGTCTGACGTGTGGTACGAGAAGTACGTCGAGAAGCTGTTGGCGATGCCGCAGTGGGGCGAGCACCGCGGGCGGTACTGGCTGGATTACGCCCGGTACGGCGACACCCACGGCATCCACATCGACAACTTCCGCGAGATCTGGGCGTACCGCGACTGGGTCATCAACGCGTTCAACGCCAACCAGCCGTTCGACCAGTTCACCATCGACCAGTTGGCGGGCGACCTGCTGCCCAACCCGACGCTCGACCAGCGCATCGCCACCGGCTTCAACCGGTGCAACATCACCACCAGCGAGGGCGGCGCGATCAACGAGGAGTACCTCGTCCTGTACGCCCGTGACCGTACCGAAACGACCTCCCAAGTCTGGATGGGGCTGACAACCGGGTGCGCCGTGTGCCACGACCACAAGTACGACCCGGTCTCGCAGCGCGACTTCTACTCGCTCTCCGCGTTCTTCAACAACACCACGCAGAACGCGATGGACGGGAACGTTCAGAACACGCCACCCGTCATTCCGGTCCCGCGCGCCGAGGACCGCACCCGTTACTTCGCCATTGGTAAAGAACTGACCGCCACGAGCGACAAGCTGACCGCTCAGAAGTCCGCCGCGAAACCGGAGTTCGAGAAATGGGCGAAGAGCGCGACTGTCGCAAGCGTCCTGCGGGAGAACCCGATCAAGGGGTTGCGATTTCACGCCCCACTCACGGACGGCGCGGGCACGGAGACGCGCTTCTCGGTGGACGGACAGGTGCGGGCCGCGGCCTTCGGCGATGCGTTCGGCTGGGCGGACGGCCCGCGCGGCGGCAAGGCGTTCGCGGTCAAACCGGCCGGCTCCGGCGCGGCGGTCGCCGTTCCCGAGGCCGGGGACTTCGACGGCCAGAAGCAGGCGTTCACCGCGTCGGCTTGGGTGAAGCTCACCCGCGGCAACGCGACGGGCGCGGTCGTCGCCCGCATGGACGGCCCCGCCAAAAAGCACCGCGGCTGGGACCTCTGGGTGGAGAACGGGCGGATCGGCTCGCACGTCATCCACGAGTACCCTGAAAACGCGCTCAAAGTGGTGAGCGACACGCCGCTGCCGGTCAACCAGTGGGTCCACGTCGCGGTGGCGCACGACGGATCGGCAAAAGCCACCGGCGCCACACTGTACGTGAACGGCCGCCCACAAGGCGCGGCGACGCAGAACGACACCCTCAAGGGTCCGACACTGACCGAAGTGCCGTTCGTCATCGGCCAGCGGTCGCTCGGCGACGCCAAACTGATCGGCGCGAGCATCGAGGACGTGCGGCTCTACGACCGCAAACTGGCCGCGGCGGAATTGGATCAGCTCGCCCACTACGCGGCGGCCGTCGCCGCTGTGACGAAGCCCGCCGCCGACCGCAAGCCGGCCGAGACCGAAACCGCGTTCGGCTGGTGGCTGCGGACGTTCGACAAGCCGACCCGCGATCTGGAGGCGCAGGTCGCGGCGCTCCGGAGCGAAGAAGCGGCGATCAAGTCGCGCGGCACCATTGCCCACGTTATGAACGAGAAGCCGGGCGAGCCGACGGCTTTCGTACTGTTCCGCGGCGACTACGACAAGCGCCGCGACCCGGTCAAGGCGGACACGCCCAAGGTGATGCCGCCGCTGCCGACCGACGTGCCGCGCAACCGGATCGGCCTGGCGAAGTGGCTGGTCTCGAAGGACCACCCGCTGACGGCCCGCGTGACGGTCAATCGCTACTGGCAGGAGGTGTTCGGCACCGGGCTGGTCCGCACCAGCGGCGATTTCGGTATCGCCGGCGAACTGCCGTCGCACCCCGAGTTGCTCGACTGGATGGCCGTTGAGTTCCGGGAGCCCACCGCAGGGCTCTGCTGCGCCGACCCGAACCCGTGGGACGTGAAGCAGTTCTTCCGGTTACTGGTCACCTCGGCGACCTATCGGCAAGCGGCCGTCACGACGCCGGAGAAACTCGACAAGGACCGTGACAACCGGCTCCTGTCGCGCGGCCCGCGGTTCCGCATGGACGCCGAGATGATCCGCGACCAGGCGCTCGCCGCCAGCGGCCTTCTGGTGCGCAAGCTGGGCGGACCGAGCGTGCGGCCGTACCAGCCGGACGGGGTGTGGGAGGCGGTCGCGATGCCCGGCTCGAACACCCGCGACTACCGTCGCGACGCCGGCGAGAACCTGTACCGGCGGAGCATGTACACGTTCTGGAAGCGGTCGGCCCCGCCGGCCTCGATGGAAGTCCTGAACGCGCCGAGCCGCGAGACCTGCACCGTCCGCCGCGACCGCACGAACACGCCGCTCGCGGCGCTGCTGACGCTGAACGACGTGCAGTTCGTGGAGGCCGCCCGCGTACTGGCGGAGAAGGCGCTCGCGTCCGCCACGGACGACACCAAGCGCCTCGATTTCATCGCGAAGCGCCTGCTCAGCCGCCCGTTCCGGGAGGCGGAAGCGGTCATCGTGCGGGACGGGCTGAAATCACTCCGCGCGAACTACGCCGCGAAGCCGGACGAAGCGAAGAAGCTCGTCGCGTTCGGCGAATCGAAGCCCGATCCGAAGCTCGATGCGAGCGAACTGGCCGCGTGGACGATGCTCGCCAACCAGTTGATGAACCTGGACGAGGTGCTGAATAAGTAG
- a CDS encoding substrate-binding domain-containing protein yields the protein MSSILRVSVLVGLAAVLACVPACGKKDTGKIKIGVVTNCTDPFWDLCEAGAKKAAQEFDVEVLFRQPEGLDVAKQMPIVEAFVQQGVKGIAISVINPKGQKKDLTRIAAEVPLITMDNDADADTGRLCYIGVDNKEAGRAVGRLVKKSLPPEKGGTIAMFIGSDVSANGTARTQGVLDELATPDANGTAATRKINGKDVPGKMYGKYFLVDGEAKTDGGPEKNPQQYPHAMLGRLENVPDVCLIGLYAYNPPAILSAVKSKELVGKVKIVGFDENPVTLRAVAAGEVEGTVVQDPYNYGYKSVEVLAAVARGDKSKMPSGSLSYQVVTKDGGPDETINGLHIKFPRAADYENVVKAQFASIGK from the coding sequence GTGTCGTCAATCCTGCGTGTCTCGGTCCTTGTTGGCCTCGCGGCGGTGCTGGCGTGCGTGCCCGCGTGCGGCAAGAAGGACACGGGCAAGATCAAGATCGGTGTGGTCACCAACTGCACCGACCCGTTTTGGGACCTGTGTGAGGCCGGCGCGAAGAAGGCCGCACAAGAGTTCGACGTCGAGGTGCTGTTCCGCCAGCCCGAAGGACTGGACGTCGCCAAGCAGATGCCCATCGTCGAGGCGTTCGTCCAGCAGGGCGTGAAGGGGATCGCGATCAGCGTCATCAACCCGAAGGGGCAGAAGAAAGACCTGACGCGGATCGCGGCCGAAGTTCCGCTCATCACGATGGACAACGACGCGGACGCGGACACCGGCCGCCTGTGTTACATCGGAGTGGACAACAAGGAAGCCGGGCGCGCGGTCGGCCGACTGGTGAAGAAGAGCCTGCCGCCGGAAAAAGGTGGGACGATCGCCATGTTCATCGGGAGCGACGTGTCCGCTAATGGAACCGCCCGGACACAGGGCGTACTCGACGAACTGGCCACGCCCGACGCGAACGGAACGGCCGCCACGCGCAAAATCAACGGCAAGGACGTGCCCGGCAAAATGTACGGCAAGTACTTCCTGGTGGACGGCGAGGCGAAGACCGATGGCGGCCCGGAGAAGAACCCGCAGCAATACCCGCACGCGATGCTCGGCCGGTTGGAGAACGTCCCGGACGTGTGCCTGATCGGACTTTACGCTTACAACCCGCCGGCCATCCTGTCGGCGGTCAAGTCCAAGGAACTGGTCGGTAAAGTCAAGATTGTCGGGTTCGACGAAAACCCGGTCACCTTGCGGGCGGTGGCCGCTGGTGAGGTCGAGGGCACTGTGGTGCAGGACCCGTACAACTACGGATACAAGTCCGTCGAGGTGCTCGCCGCCGTGGCCCGTGGCGACAAGTCCAAAATGCCGTCCGGGTCACTGTCGTATCAAGTCGTGACGAAAGACGGTGGCCCGGACGAAACCATCAACGGGCTCCATATCAAGTTCCCGCGTGCGGCCGATTACGAAAACGTGGTGAAAGCGCAGTTCGCGTCGATCGGCAAGTAA
- a CDS encoding GntR family transcriptional regulator, protein MPDLKTVSDSAFDHGLRRQAIVRAILTDVFHGKIRAGQRLVTEALANRFGVSHTPIREALIELGGSGVVNLLPNRGAVVRKVTARDVREVLQVRKVLECEAVRGAAKRADPDRVRAVACEIQALAAAQAGPDAVTKAREVDNALHDLICESCGNGFLRSELTRLRTLYQAFRDVTWDLEQDRSDFHRIGVEAAEHLAITAALLARDPKAAVRAMTAHIRSGVKYWQQVSANLAQD, encoded by the coding sequence ATGCCGGACCTGAAAACCGTTTCCGATTCCGCCTTCGACCACGGACTGCGCCGACAGGCGATCGTCCGGGCCATCTTGACCGACGTGTTTCACGGAAAGATCCGTGCCGGCCAGCGGCTCGTAACAGAGGCGCTTGCGAACCGCTTCGGCGTCAGTCACACGCCGATCCGCGAAGCGCTCATCGAACTCGGGGGGAGCGGGGTCGTCAACCTGCTGCCCAACCGCGGCGCGGTCGTCCGGAAGGTGACAGCGCGAGACGTCCGCGAGGTGCTCCAGGTTCGGAAGGTTCTGGAGTGCGAGGCGGTCCGGGGCGCAGCGAAACGCGCCGATCCGGACCGCGTACGCGCGGTCGCGTGCGAAATCCAAGCGCTCGCCGCCGCCCAGGCCGGACCGGACGCGGTGACCAAAGCCCGCGAAGTCGACAACGCCTTGCACGATCTGATCTGCGAAAGTTGTGGAAACGGGTTCCTTCGGTCCGAGCTGACCCGTCTCCGGACGCTCTACCAGGCGTTCCGAGACGTGACCTGGGATCTGGAACAGGACCGGAGCGACTTTCACCGCATCGGCGTGGAGGCCGCGGAACACCTGGCGATCACTGCGGCGTTACTGGCCCGCGATCCCAAAGCCGCAGTTCGGGCGATGACCGCCCACATTCGCAGTGGTGTGAAGTACTGGCAGCAAGTGAGCGCGAATCTGGCTCAAGATTAG
- a CDS encoding HEAT repeat domain-containing protein codes for MNARFVKAMAAVFLFNSVLFLCVREEALAGEKEEDAKKYTDQLHKGKDAKSKITALQQLGTLAQIKKSLITPALPDVYKAVEDKDPAVRAAAAETLGKADEPYEKVGDVLVKLIKNDKDETVKIAAIRGLTVMRESAKDALPTIRDVVKANAGDKKSNLLKAAQDAVKAISGTGKKN; via the coding sequence ATGAATGCCCGGTTCGTGAAGGCGATGGCCGCCGTGTTTCTGTTCAACAGCGTGTTGTTCCTCTGCGTCCGGGAGGAAGCCCTCGCCGGCGAGAAAGAGGAGGACGCGAAGAAGTACACGGACCAACTCCACAAGGGCAAGGACGCCAAGTCCAAGATCACGGCCCTTCAGCAGTTGGGCACGCTCGCGCAGATCAAGAAATCGCTGATCACCCCCGCCCTGCCCGACGTGTACAAGGCCGTTGAGGACAAAGATCCGGCCGTCCGGGCCGCCGCCGCCGAGACGCTCGGCAAAGCCGACGAGCCGTACGAGAAGGTGGGCGACGTCCTGGTAAAGCTCATCAAGAACGACAAAGACGAAACGGTGAAAATCGCGGCAATCCGGGGGCTGACCGTGATGCGCGAATCGGCCAAGGACGCACTGCCGACCATCCGCGACGTGGTCAAGGCGAACGCGGGCGACAAGAAGAGTAATCTCCTCAAGGCCGCGCAGGACGCCGTCAAAGCGATTTCCGGCACGGGTAAGAAGAATTGA
- a CDS encoding ABC transporter permease, protein MTRILGVLGLLVALYAALIESNPAAGSTRNLIYVANNQGRYGIVTLGAALVIIVGGIDLSIGSVVGCAAVLFGVLMEQGVHPFAAAGWVLLFGASVGLVNGLLITRLRLQAFLVTLCGMFVYRGVARMIGGAINLPSVTDAHPEFTGALNTLAYVMTGKNEKGVLIFPAMFALLLVLAAVVGFLVHRTAYGRYWYAIGHNELAAKYAGVNVNRQRVIVYVICSTLAALGGVLLLLNDSTISSDTAGASLELYAILGAVLGGCSLRGGEGTALGMVLGAMVLPVLETLVSFRGLKNDVIPAVIGLTLLLGTIVDELIRRRSRVHR, encoded by the coding sequence ATGACGCGGATTCTGGGCGTGCTCGGGCTGCTGGTCGCGCTGTACGCGGCACTCATCGAATCGAACCCGGCGGCCGGGAGCACCCGCAACCTGATCTACGTCGCCAACAACCAGGGGCGGTACGGGATCGTCACCCTCGGGGCCGCGCTGGTCATCATCGTGGGCGGGATCGACCTGTCCATCGGGTCGGTCGTCGGGTGCGCGGCCGTACTCTTCGGCGTCCTGATGGAGCAAGGGGTCCACCCGTTCGCGGCGGCGGGCTGGGTGCTCCTGTTCGGGGCGAGCGTCGGACTGGTGAACGGGCTGCTGATCACCCGGTTGCGGCTGCAGGCGTTTCTCGTCACGCTGTGCGGCATGTTCGTCTACCGAGGCGTCGCCCGGATGATCGGCGGCGCGATCAACTTGCCCAGCGTGACCGACGCCCACCCCGAGTTCACCGGCGCGCTGAACACACTCGCCTACGTGATGACCGGCAAAAACGAAAAGGGCGTACTGATCTTCCCCGCCATGTTTGCGCTCCTCCTTGTCCTGGCCGCCGTGGTCGGCTTTTTGGTCCACCGCACCGCATACGGGCGGTACTGGTACGCGATCGGGCACAACGAGCTCGCCGCGAAGTACGCCGGCGTGAACGTGAACCGGCAACGGGTCATTGTGTACGTCATCTGTTCGACCCTCGCGGCGCTCGGCGGTGTGCTCCTGTTGCTCAACGACTCCACCATCAGTTCGGACACCGCCGGAGCCAGTTTGGAACTGTACGCGATCCTCGGCGCGGTGCTCGGCGGGTGCAGCCTGCGCGGGGGCGAGGGGACCGCGCTCGGCATGGTGCTCGGTGCGATGGTGCTGCCGGTCCTCGAAACGCTGGTCAGCTTCCGCGGGCTGAAAAACGATGTGATCCCGGCCGTCATCGGGCTGACGCTCCTGCTCGGGACCATCGTTGACGAACTGATCCGGCGCCGCTCGCGCGTTCACCGGTAG
- a CDS encoding sugar ABC transporter ATP-binding protein yields the protein MPTLRLEVTGARKQFPGVLALDGVSITVGSGEVLAVVGENGAGKSTLMKIVAGVYTPDAGEVKLDGRPVRFTGPGDAIVAGVILIHQELNLAENLTVADNLFLGREDTRGGALRVLNRRTMGDRAAALLARVGLPAALASARVENLPPGEKQLVEIARALGTEVRLLIMDEPTSSLTQKETEQLYRVIDALRADGVSVLYISHRLAEVKRVADRVTVLRDGRNAGELAKAEITHDNMVRLMVGRDLTQFYPKVHRTGTGGAPVLKLSGVRYRGGPETPATLEIRAGEILGMAGLVGAGRTELSEAVFGVRPLVAGELVLNGTPIRIASPVDAIAAGVLLVPEDRRLHGLVLPESVGFNLSLPNLDKLGSLLGLKRRAETALHRTWIDRLRVRTPNAAQPVGLLSGGNQQKVVYGKWLARDPKVLILDEPTRGVDVGAKAEIYALVDELVGKGVAVWMITSDMEELLGMSDRVVVMHEGMVAGELAGAKLTEEAVMRLATGGTGT from the coding sequence ATGCCCACACTCAGGCTCGAAGTCACCGGCGCACGGAAGCAGTTCCCCGGCGTCCTCGCGCTGGACGGCGTGTCTATTACGGTCGGGTCCGGCGAAGTTCTGGCCGTGGTGGGCGAGAACGGGGCGGGCAAGTCCACGCTCATGAAGATCGTGGCGGGCGTCTACACTCCAGATGCGGGTGAGGTGAAACTGGACGGCCGGCCCGTCCGATTTACCGGACCGGGTGATGCCATTGTCGCGGGCGTGATCCTGATCCACCAGGAACTCAACCTCGCGGAAAACCTGACGGTCGCAGACAACTTGTTCCTCGGCCGCGAAGACACACGCGGCGGGGCGCTCCGCGTTCTCAACCGCAGGACGATGGGCGACAGAGCCGCGGCGCTACTTGCACGGGTCGGGCTGCCCGCGGCCCTCGCGTCCGCGCGCGTCGAGAACCTCCCGCCGGGTGAAAAGCAGCTGGTGGAAATCGCCCGCGCGCTCGGCACCGAGGTGCGGCTGCTCATCATGGACGAGCCGACGTCCAGCCTCACCCAGAAAGAAACCGAGCAGCTCTATCGGGTCATTGACGCCCTGCGTGCGGACGGGGTGTCGGTGCTGTACATCTCGCACCGATTGGCCGAGGTGAAACGCGTCGCGGACCGGGTGACGGTGTTGCGCGACGGCCGGAACGCGGGTGAACTCGCCAAGGCCGAAATCACCCACGACAACATGGTGCGGCTCATGGTCGGCCGCGACCTGACGCAGTTCTACCCGAAGGTTCACCGCACCGGCACCGGAGGGGCGCCGGTTCTCAAACTGAGCGGCGTCCGCTACCGGGGCGGCCCCGAAACGCCGGCCACGCTCGAAATTCGGGCGGGCGAAATCCTCGGCATGGCGGGGCTCGTCGGGGCCGGGCGCACGGAACTGTCCGAGGCCGTGTTCGGCGTGCGCCCGCTCGTGGCCGGAGAACTCGTCCTCAACGGCACCCCGATTCGCATCGCGTCGCCCGTCGACGCGATCGCGGCGGGCGTCCTACTGGTACCCGAGGACCGCCGCCTTCACGGTTTGGTGCTACCCGAAAGTGTGGGCTTCAACCTCAGCCTGCCGAACCTCGACAAGCTCGGGTCGCTCTTGGGCCTGAAGCGCCGGGCCGAAACCGCCCTGCACCGCACGTGGATCGACCGACTGCGGGTGCGGACGCCGAACGCCGCGCAACCCGTGGGCCTCCTGTCGGGGGGGAACCAGCAGAAGGTCGTCTACGGCAAGTGGCTGGCCCGCGACCCGAAGGTTCTCATCCTCGACGAACCGACGCGCGGCGTGGACGTGGGGGCGAAAGCCGAGATTTACGCGCTCGTGGACGAACTGGTCGGCAAGGGGGTCGCGGTGTGGATGATCACCAGCGACATGGAGGAGCTGCTGGGCATGTCCGACCGCGTGGTGGTGATGCACGAGGGGATGGTCGCCGGCGAACTGGCCGGCGCGAAGTTGACCGAGGAGGCCGTGATGCGACTCGCGACCGGGGGGACGGGGACATGA
- a CDS encoding transposase family protein: MQFDEKWDFVGRKEKNCGPDETRRGDCWDHVALDPESRLVVSLLVGKRTEDATHALVRDFHRRTGGRVMRLMTSDEYPVYASAIRDTYGHLVTPPRTGRPGRPRKAHRVIPPEVTYATVHKERENNRVVAVSTRVVFGAVVAVTAALLASAVSTAVNTCFVERHNGTDRNRCSRKVRKSYGFSKDWDTHRAATAFSYFSYNFCWPVRTLRHKGADGRWHQRTPAMAAGLTDRVWALSEWLTLPAVQCR, translated from the coding sequence GTGCAGTTCGATGAGAAGTGGGATTTCGTGGGCCGTAAGGAGAAGAACTGCGGCCCCGACGAGACCCGGCGCGGGGACTGCTGGGACCACGTGGCCCTCGATCCCGAGAGCCGATTGGTCGTGAGCCTGTTGGTCGGTAAGCGGACCGAGGACGCGACCCACGCCCTGGTCCGTGACTTCCACCGGCGCACCGGGGGCCGAGTGATGCGGCTCATGACGTCCGACGAGTACCCGGTGTACGCCTCGGCGATCCGGGACACCTACGGGCACTTGGTGACCCCGCCGCGAACCGGGCGACCCGGTCGGCCGCGCAAGGCCCACCGGGTCATCCCGCCCGAGGTCACCTATGCGACCGTCCACAAGGAGCGGGAGAACAACCGGGTGGTGGCGGTGAGCACGCGGGTGGTGTTCGGGGCGGTGGTGGCGGTCACGGCCGCGCTACTCGCCTCGGCGGTGAGCACGGCGGTCAACACGTGCTTCGTGGAGCGACACAACGGGACGGACCGGAATCGGTGCAGCCGCAAGGTGCGCAAGAGCTATGGGTTCTCGAAGGACTGGGACACGCACCGTGCGGCCACCGCCTTCAGCTACTTCAGCTACAACTTCTGCTGGCCGGTCCGCACGCTCCGCCACAAGGGTGCCGACGGGCGCTGGCACCAGAGAACACCGGCAATGGCCGCGGGACTGACCGATCGGGTGTGGGCGCTATCCGAATGGTTGACCCTGCCAGCGGTGCAATGCAGGTAG
- a CDS encoding IS1 family transposase, translating into MDDLSRFCCLNAHCPDHGKRNHGNLTVPARYGPNKTRVLRCRTCKARFSERKGTPLFDARLPAARVTAVLAHVAEGIGTRKTARLTGVHTNTVTRYIRRAGQHARALHDELVAFSPDDPRSAVR; encoded by the coding sequence ATGGACGACCTGAGCCGCTTCTGTTGCCTCAATGCCCATTGTCCCGACCATGGGAAACGGAACCACGGGAACCTGACCGTGCCGGCCCGTTATGGGCCGAACAAGACGCGGGTGCTCCGGTGCCGGACCTGCAAGGCCCGGTTCTCCGAGCGCAAGGGCACCCCACTGTTCGACGCCCGACTGCCGGCCGCGCGGGTGACCGCGGTTCTGGCTCACGTGGCCGAAGGGATCGGGACCCGCAAGACCGCACGGCTCACCGGGGTTCATACCAATACGGTGACCCGGTACATCCGACGGGCCGGCCAACATGCCCGCGCGTTGCACGACGAGCTCGTGGCTTTTTCCCCCGACGACCCGCGAAGTGCAGTTCGATGA
- a CDS encoding PQQ-like beta-propeller repeat protein — protein MHLRVVTVLGLIFVPGVVHAEDWPGWRGPRTDGTVSDTGFPLTWSATSNVKWKLELTGTGHSSPIVSRGKVFVAGCVEADKARVLYCVDRATGKLLWTKTAVVSDLEKKHGENSWASSTPAADGERVYITFLDKSQLRVFCFDYDGKLLWDQAPGEFYSMHGFCSPPILYRDLLIVNADQDAPAGKKAYIVALDKRTGAERWRIDRPSRLRSYCPPVVVEAAGKKQMVLTGGKCVTSYDPDTGRQLWIIDGPTEQFVSSMVLHNGVLLLTAGFPVYWVMAVDPSGTGNATKTHVLWSKKNEGGYVPSPVAHDGKLYLVDDKGLASCWDVKTGKQYWQEQLSRSKHHASAVAADGRIYFTSDEGVTFVVKASDEFELLAKNPLGEKVYSSPAFSDGDIIVRGAKHLWCVSVTGPR, from the coding sequence ATGCACCTGCGCGTTGTTACCGTTCTCGGGCTCATTTTCGTCCCGGGCGTCGTCCACGCCGAAGACTGGCCCGGCTGGCGCGGGCCGCGGACCGACGGCACGGTATCCGACACGGGGTTTCCACTGACCTGGAGTGCGACGAGCAATGTGAAGTGGAAGCTCGAACTGACCGGCACCGGTCACTCCTCTCCGATTGTGAGTCGGGGGAAGGTGTTCGTGGCCGGGTGCGTCGAGGCGGACAAGGCCCGCGTGCTGTACTGCGTGGACCGCGCGACGGGCAAACTGCTCTGGACGAAAACGGCAGTGGTCTCTGACCTGGAGAAGAAGCACGGGGAGAACAGTTGGGCCAGTTCCACACCCGCCGCGGACGGCGAGCGCGTGTACATCACCTTCCTCGACAAGTCGCAGTTGCGGGTGTTCTGTTTCGACTACGACGGCAAATTGCTCTGGGACCAGGCGCCCGGCGAGTTCTACTCGATGCACGGCTTCTGTAGCCCGCCGATCCTGTATCGCGACCTGCTGATCGTCAACGCCGACCAGGACGCGCCGGCCGGGAAGAAGGCGTACATCGTCGCCCTCGACAAGCGGACCGGCGCGGAACGGTGGCGGATCGATCGCCCCAGCCGGTTGCGCTCGTACTGCCCGCCCGTCGTGGTCGAGGCGGCCGGAAAGAAGCAGATGGTACTGACGGGCGGCAAGTGTGTGACGAGCTACGACCCCGATACCGGCAGGCAACTGTGGATCATCGACGGACCGACGGAACAGTTCGTTTCGAGCATGGTGCTGCACAACGGGGTGCTGCTTCTGACCGCGGGGTTCCCCGTTTACTGGGTGATGGCGGTTGACCCGTCCGGTACGGGCAACGCGACCAAAACGCACGTTCTGTGGTCGAAGAAGAACGAGGGCGGGTACGTGCCGTCCCCGGTGGCTCACGACGGCAAACTGTACCTCGTGGACGACAAGGGGTTAGCGAGCTGCTGGGACGTGAAGACCGGTAAGCAGTACTGGCAGGAGCAGTTGAGCCGGAGCAAACACCACGCCTCCGCGGTGGCGGCCGATGGCCGCATTTACTTCACGTCCGATGAAGGCGTGACGTTTGTGGTGAAGGCGAGCGACGAGTTCGAGCTTCTGGCCAAGAACCCGCTCGGTGAGAAAGTGTATTCCTCGCCGGCCTTCTCCGACGGCGACATCATCGTCCGCGGTGCCAAACACCTGTGGTGCGTTTCGGTTACCGGCCCTCGATAG